Proteins encoded in a region of the Pirellulales bacterium genome:
- a CDS encoding peptidylprolyl isomerase — protein MISASLQTIRRITILSLVPVFGVLSLANQAHALPIATFNTSLGSFQVELRSDVAPLTVQNFINYVDSGAYNNTIIHRSVANFIIQGGGYSGTGSPFLPSTPPGHITQNAPVQNEFNLSNVAGTIAMAKLGNDPNSATSEWFFNLVDNSSNLNNQNGGFTVFGDVLGSGMDVINAIAAVPTFDISGAWGSAFTDIPLINFDLNTATQITMDNLVMINSVTVRAPEPATGMLLLSGLGVAAMGARTKYRRRNQGATTQAPGA, from the coding sequence ATGATCTCCGCTTCTTTACAAACGATTCGCCGCATCACGATCTTGTCGCTGGTTCCCGTGTTTGGGGTCTTGTCCCTCGCGAACCAGGCGCATGCCCTGCCGATCGCGACATTTAATACCTCGCTCGGCTCGTTTCAAGTCGAGCTGCGTTCGGACGTTGCCCCGCTCACGGTGCAGAACTTCATCAACTATGTCGATAGCGGCGCGTACAACAACACCATCATTCACCGGTCGGTGGCCAATTTCATTATTCAAGGTGGCGGCTACAGCGGCACCGGCTCGCCGTTTCTTCCCAGTACCCCGCCCGGCCATATCACGCAGAACGCACCCGTTCAGAACGAGTTCAACCTGTCGAACGTGGCAGGCACGATCGCCATGGCCAAACTCGGTAACGATCCCAACAGTGCCACGAGTGAATGGTTCTTCAACCTGGTCGACAACTCGTCAAATCTCAACAATCAGAACGGTGGATTTACCGTTTTTGGCGATGTGCTGGGGAGCGGCATGGACGTCATTAACGCCATCGCCGCCGTGCCCACCTTTGACATCAGCGGCGCCTGGGGCTCGGCTTTTACCGACATTCCCTTAATAAACTTCGACCTCAACACCGCCACCCAGATCACGATGGACAATCTTGTCATGATCAACAGCGTCACCGTAAGGGCACCCGAACCGGCCACCGGCATGCTATTGCTATCGGGGCTGGGAGTAGCCGCGATGGGTGCGCGCACGAAATACCGTCGACGTAACCAAGGGGCAACAACTCAAGCACCAGGTGCGTAG